Proteins co-encoded in one Plasmodium coatneyi strain Hackeri chromosome 7, complete sequence genomic window:
- a CDS encoding Peptide deformylase, with the protein MAKSKGKRIALTLTIAATLAVHFWETCFAYVIKQRPSLRLSRYTIRGREPSTALRMSTNQNEKDLKIVLYPDPVLRKKCNEVVNFDDNLRTLVRSMFNVMYESKGMGLAAPQVNISMKIIVWNALYEKKKKENERVFLNPSIVESSLIRSKLVEGCLSFPGIEGKVDRPSVVSISYYDLDGNKHLKILKGIHARIFQHEYDHLDGVLFIDRFSQSEKHKVRAKLNEMIRTYRSNYEGEPAI; encoded by the exons ATGGCTAAGTCGAAGGGGAAACGAATAGCACTGACCCTAACTATAGCAGCAACACTTGCCGTTCACTTCTGGGAGACATGTTTTGCATATGTAATTAAGCAGCGACCTAGCTTGCGTCTAAGTCGCTACACCATAAGAGGGCGGGAACCAAGTACCGCCCTTCGAATGTCAACTAACCAAAATGAGAAGGACCTAAAAATCGTCCTGTACCCAGACCCGGTTCTTCGGAAGAAGTGCAACGAGGTGGTGAACTTTGATGATAATTTGAGG ACCCTCGTAAGGAGCATGTTCAACGTGATGTATGAAAGTAAAGGCATGGGGTTAGCAGCTCCCCAAGTGAATATCAGCATGAAGATAATCGTGTGGAATGCActctatgaaaaaaaaaaaaaggaaaatgaaagggTCTTCCTTAACCCGAGCATTGTGGAATCAAGTCTAATTCGATCCAAATTGGTAGAGGGATGCTTGTCATTTCCAGGCATTGAAGGGAAGGTAGATCGGCCAAGTGTTGTGTCCATCAGTTACTACGACTTAGACGGCAATAaacatttgaaaattttgaagggGATCCATGCGAGGATATTCCAACATGAGTATGACCACCTAGATGGCGTTTTATTTATCGACCGATTTAGTCAGTCCGAGAAACATAAAGTTCGAGCCAAGCTGAACGAAATGATCCGCACCTATAGGAGTAACTACGAGGGCGAGCCCGCCATATGA
- a CDS encoding 50S ribosomal protein L35, with protein sequence MTCCFLILIVLLLALRLGYSEKLSHDGRNERQLICSAILRNSWRKKRGAYKHTLTNEYAHKCINKKRTHIKATLFLHTQHGLKKSNFRFSHLYVRGNTNVKPKTNKSIAKRFKITKNGKLIRKKAGRNHMLRKKTSSNKASLRKTTTIASNRIAKKYKSAIHTRLIVSVDF encoded by the exons ATGACGTGCTGCTTCCTCATTCTTATCGTGTTGCTCCTGGCGCTCCGACTTGGTTACTCAGAAAAGCTTTCCCACGacggaaggaatgaaagacAACTCATATGTAGTGCTATACTGAGAAACAgctggagaaaaaaaagaggtgccTATAAGCACACATTGACAAATGAATACGCACACAagtgtataaataaaaagcgAACACACATAAAGGCGACGCTATttctacacacacaacaTGGATTGAAAAAGAGCAACTTCCGTTTCTCCCATCTGTACGTTCGTGGGAATACAAACGTGAAACCCAAAACGAACAAGTCAATTGCGAAGCGctttaaaataacaaaaaatggaaagctGATACGAAAAAAAGCGGGGAGGAATCATATgctgaggaagaaaacatcGTCCAATAAAGCGTCCCTGCGGAAGACGACTACCATCGCTTCTAACCGCATTGCGAAGAAGTACAAGAGCGCCATTCATAC TAGACTTATCGTGTCAGTTGACTTCTAA